TTACACACAACAGTCTGATCAAAAGTCTTAAGACTCTTAGttctcaacaaaaaaaaaaaaaaaatcaccacagtAAAGAAGTGATTAAAGGGAGTTAACACAGCTATTGGCAATACAAGGAGGGATGCTCGTGTCATTTGTTATTGTACAATCTGGGGCATTTCACTCCATGCTTTGGCTTTCTTCTTGGCCAGGGACAGCCACGGGGGTTCAGAAGGGCTGCATGGAGTCATTGGCAGATTACAGGAGTGTCTTGCTTccttttcagcagcaggaatCACAGATGCTTCCTGAGCAAAAGGTCCAACTTTGCCTGCCAACAACAAGATATCCATCACTCATCAGAAGGCAAGAGAGTTAAAAACTCTGTTTCTGTCAGTAATATTTCCTTCTCCCTAAAGCAATTATCTTACAGCCCAGAATGTCTGTGACTCAAAAAAAAGTCAGAGGAATTGTTAAAGTGGGTATCACTGTCTGGTCCAGCTATAACAGGGGTGAGGACCAGCTACTGCAATGGAAAAATTGATACTAAACTGCTAGGGAATAATCTGCTTAAAAAAGAATCTTCTCAGTTCCAACAGCAAGCATCTAAGCCCTGATAAATGAAGAAGTTCTTCAAAATTCTTCAAGCATGTGGAGACTATAGCCTCAGAAATTTTTATAACTCATGTTCTTAAGGAATTTCTTaatcttttccaacctttaaTTTCCACAACAGTGTACAGCAAGGAGTTGCCCAGGATTATTCTGCTCTGGGAATGTGAGAAAATCTAGGAATAAGTGTcctgaataaaaaggaaaatggaaacaaaatatcTGCAGGGCAACAATCACCCCAGGTGTGCTGTGGGGTTAAAAGAAGCGGGTGTATCTTTATCAACACTGAGAAGTCTTTAAAAGTTGAGGTGTTCCTCTTCATCCAGCCTAACACAAGCCTATCCTCCTCACCAAGGATGGAGGAATATGGGTGACACTCCTTGTCTGGCTTTGAATAACTATTTAGAAAAGGCCTCCACCATCTCTCTTGTTTGAAATTTTTCAAGACTAAAAGACTAAAAGTCTTTAGGCAGACAGCCTGGAATGGGGCTCCACAGAACACAGttcccttttctccagacaTGTTTCCCAGGTCTCTCACCATGGTGCTCCCTCCATTCATTTCAACCCAGGCAGTGCTTCATTTCTGTGTGTAAGTCAAACTGAGAAAACTCAAACATTTTCTCCTAATTTATTAGTCTGAGCATGGCACGTGGCAGGCACATGCTCCAGCACAAGAACAGTGGCTACAGGAGGACTTCAGTTATGTCAGCCACAAGAAGCTTGATCTTGCTGAAGTCAATAGAAAGTGTCCAACAGCTCCATCAGTCACACTCCTCAGCAAAGCCAAAGAAGTTCTCTGCTCTACTCATCAGGTCTCTggtcttttaaaaatcctggCTCATTGGTAGTTGTTGCAGGAGGCAAGAATGTACTTAGGAATGCTGAGGAAGAATATTATCCATTGCaaacaggctgcagctccacatccaCAGCAATACATTTCAGATGTATCTGAGGTGATGGAGGAATTCAAGTGTtactgacattttaattttggaaattaattttcacattttgggagatttccttctttgtaataagcaaaagcaaattaaaagtcCTTTCCATGCTCTCAACAGCatgaggtgaaaaaaacccaaactgtagGGTGGCTCAGGCCTGTTTGAGGGAAAAGAGGCTCTGAGACAAACCTCACCATGTGAGGTTTTGTGGTGAAGTGGGAAGCAAGTTAAGGAATCTTACCTTGGTTATAATGGGCTGCCACACAGCAGTAACAAAACATTCACTCTCAGTAAAGTAAGGGTCTGATTTCTTGGAATTCTTTTCCAAACTTAGCTGACCTTGAGCTGTGCTGGCTCTTGCTGTTGTGTGCAGGATGTTTGCACTGCACAGAAAACCTCAACCATGCATCAAGAAGTCTGCTAACAGTTAACACAAGCCAAAAAAGCATGATCCAAATTAATAACTCCTCCAGGTATTAAACCTACATCCTTTCCACCACTAGCATCTTCAACTAGACCAATTGCTGGCTGTGCTAATGGGAACCAAATCAGAGGAGAAGGAAGTTTACATTTCTGATTCCCAATTTCCTACTCCTGTGCTGAACATTTTCTAAACAATAGGATGTGGTTTTCTGACTGGTGCAGGAGTAGTGTTTTCCTTACACATTAGCGTGGGTCAGAGCTCTCTGTGATATGCAAGAAGTGGAGGAATAGATTATGCCTCTAAATTCTGCCTCTGGAGGGGACAAAAGAGGCATTGGATGTCAGGAGTCCAGGACAACTCTTGGGAGGAGGTGAtgcaggaaaagctgctgcaagGATCACAAAGGGTGTAAGTTCTAGTGAACAAGTAGCAGAGTATGTTGTGGACTTCTGAATTTTGACTGAAAGCTGCTGGGCTTCCAAGGTTTAGATGATTCAGTTTGTTTGTACCAGTCTTTCAAAGGAATACCTTCTAAATCTGAATGGAAATCTCAGTCTGTTCACATTTCATCTCTCATTTTTTATCTAAAACCGTAAGATAAAGCAGAATCTTCTTCCAAAACTATTGTATTTTAACCACACAGCTACAGTTAGGCTGGCAAATTGCATCAGAGTCTCTGTGCTGGTGCACATCCTCAGCCAGTCAGCTGCCTGTACTAAGGGAGAAGGCTTATTTTGTAGCACCTGCAGATCTGAAAACAGATAACAGCTCTATGAACAACTACTACAGAGAGCAGGCACAGAGGTACCCCTAACATCACTAACACAACAATTCTGGATGCTGTTGGGTGAtaaggaaaaagcagcattgCTTACTGACAGCATCAGCAACAAGAACCTGAAATGGAAAGGCCACTGCCCTGACACAGGGGAGCATTTCTTATCTTCCCAGGCAGTATCTGAAATCAATAGCTTTCAGGTAGCACAATGTGCCTTTTCAGCTGAAGAACTGGCTTCTCTCTGTCTAGCTGGAGCATGTCTCTGAGGTTTGGCACCACAGTGaggaagcagggagagagaaTCTGCAGCCCAGCAGTAGCCTGGGAAGAGGTATCTGAGTCAGGATGTCTGAGTCACTCTGCCCCAGCATCATCAATCAGAGTCACAGCCAGGAGAGAGGCCCTCCAGCACCTGTGTTCACCTAAAGTATTCTTAATACATCTTTATCTGTTAATCACATCCAGCAATGGAAACTGCCCAGTCTATGAGCAAGCTGTGTGATTCCACACTTCACCACTCTTGTTGTTAGAATCTCTTTCCTAATTTCTAAGCTAACTCTCCCCTGATGCATTTTAAGCTCATACAGGGCATAAAGACAAGTCTTGTCCTCTGCAGCAAGGCAAGTTTCTTCTCTAGACTAAACAGCACCACTCCCATCAGTATTTTCTGGCCAAACAGAGGTCTAGAAAACCTgaccttttttgttgttctcttctggacactctccaacTCCAACTGCTATTCTTTAGCACTGACCTTTGCTAGTAATAAATCACCACACTGTTTATGTGCCATTCCATGAACTGGCAGGGGAGATAAGGTTCTcacttgctttctctgctgagTGAGCAAGCCAATACATTGACTTACATGCAAACTGTAGTCTGAAAAGGCCTTATTTAAAGTCTGCTGATCAACAAAAAGGCAGCAGTCTCCCCCCATTACCTGCCACCCACACCACTCACTGGGGTGAACTGTAGCCAGTGTGTAAAGatgcaaagagagagagagagaataccTGTTTCAACAGACACACTGatcttcatttgcattttcttgtcCTGAGAGCTCAAGCTGGAaggcatatttttcttcaggatgCTTTCACTAGCACAGATGCCTGGCTACAAAAGGAagacagaagaataaaatgCAATTGAGGAACCTGCTGGTCACTGGCACTTATAAATCTTGCCCTGGCAACATCTCTAAACCTAACTGTAGAAATGCAGGAAAAGCCAGACAAGGATGGCTGGGGATCTcctgtgggagggagggagggagaaggcaagaaggaagacaaCTGCCACAAATAAAGGGCTATTTCACATGCAGGCATGTttatcctctctctctcttatgcATGAGGATTTGAAGAACTTGATGAAGCTGCACAagaaacctgtgccagggttgCTGGAAAAGCCAAACTTCCAGTCCCCAGAGCAATCTGTCAGTCACTGACAGTGAGGAACCCAAGTGGAGCccaaagcagctctggggctgcatAAATACATTCTGGGCAACAAGCAAGCTCTGAAAAGGTTCAGGTTTGAGTTAAGGAACATATAGGAGGATCCAGCTCTGAAACTGTGACCATATAGTCAGTCACCCATGTGTTTGCTGACTTGCATCAGCTGTCTGTCTCAATACACTTTAGAGGCCAAGTCCTGAAAATCTGCCACATTTCCCATGAAGATGATACTGAACAGGGTGCAAAAGGCAACCTTGTGCAGGATTCACACCCATGCAACATTACTTGGTACTCTACCTCCTCTTGAGTCACTTTGGTCAAAGTTTTATCTTCAGCTTTATGTTCTTTGGCAAGAGGGTGGACCTGGAAACccttttgttttagttttgccATGGAGACCCACGCTGGTTCAGATGAAGCAGTGCCCAAATGTGGAGAAGAGATATTTTCtacaaaagaagcatttttgaAGTAAAGAAGGGATTTAGGTCAAGACAGTCTAAAGCTACTGTTTTGTATCTTAACTCCTTCAGCATCTGTAATACCCTTTGAACACTGCAAAGATAAAATTACCTTCCCTGATGATTTTGTCCTTGGCAAAActggttttctgtttattctggAGTTTTCTGACCTGACCCTGCTTCCATTTAAGTCAATGGCCCACTGAGATCACTGTGAAgtgtattttgcatttcaaacaACATCCTTACATTGCAGATTAAATAAGTGtgataacatttattttttcatgtaggCAGTGAAATATGGTCTGCCCTttcactttgaaatattttaaattaagtgactgtagattaaaaaaacataaatcacACCTAATGCAACTCCTAGTTAAAGTTTAAGCTGCTGCAATCTGGAAAATTACTTACAAAATAGCAGcaagttttaaaaagctgtgaaacttttaagttttaaaaactaTATTCACAAGTAGGTCCtaccagaaatatttcaaaagccCTTAAGCTATTATTCTGTTGTTATTTTTGCTGGAACACACCCCTCATTAAGATAAGCCAAGAATTCTCTTCAGTGGCCAAATCATCAAGCCAATTAAACTCTGGTGCTGACGAACTCAAGGCTGCATTTGGTCATCATcaagatttttatcttttgtttgCCACTCTGTCAAGGTTCTTACATGACCATTGTTTTCCAGAGTGTTTGGGTAAAAATATAGCATAAATACCTGAAGGTTTATGACCATTTGGCTTCTTTACCACTTCTTCTGCTCTTGTCTTGGGAGGATTTTTGTCTCCTGAGAGGTCTGGTTTTTTAACAAATGATTTTATGCTGACAGGAAGGCCTGGAGTGGGTTTTCCAGTGCCCACCAGTTTCTGCTCCTCCTTGActgaagcagaggaagcagTGGGAACAGCTGAGGGGATCAGCTTTGGAGACTCAGCACGGCTCTCAGTCTGGTATTTTAGTAAAGATGATGTTCTCCTTAGTCTGATCCCAAATGGGTTTTCAACATTTTGTGCTTCATGGTCAGTCCACTCCACAGAAGAATTCAAATGCAAATCAGTGTCCTTGCAATCTCGATCAAACCCAACTGAGATGGTTTTCCCTGATTCCTGGACAACTGCATCAAGACCTGTGTGTTCTTTTGTGGTTCCTTCAAACAGCTCTGGTCTTATAGGGGACGTTGGGGAGCTTCTGATATACAAATCTTCCTTGGAATTTGAACCCCCTGAGAGAGACCTTTGCCATGCAGGTGCAATTGTAAACCTGACTGGTTTGGCAGCAGCAGTTTTCAGTGGATTTCTTACACTTTCATCTGAAGGTCGACTGCCTTCCAGGGcttttctgtgagaagctgcacTGCTCAGCTGGTACGCCTTACTGTCACCATCAGAAGAGGTGCTACTTTTCAAGGCACCCAAATCTGAAGAGGCAAGACATCCAGTGGGAAGTTTTTCAGAGATGCGTGATGTGCTGGCCTGCTGACTGCCTTGGTTACCctttgaaacagaaacattttctgctttcaaacaTGCTTCCATCTCACTGGGAGGCAACATGCAACCTGCTTCTGAGAAAGATGCAGcactctctatttttttttctgcattgtcTTTTGCTGACTGAAATTCCATTCTTCCACAAGTTTCTTTGTCATTTCTTGTTAGTGATCTGTTTTCAGCCTTCAAAACAGTCACTTTCTTGATGTCAGAAGATGACTCTGAATTGGCTATTGCAACCTGTGAAGTGCTTGATCCAGTACCTGAGACAGTGTGGTTGGAATGATTCTCAGTAATACCCAAGCAGGCCTCTACTCTGCCAACAAACAGTGGATCCCTCTTTTCCTGGTCTTTGATGTTTGAATCCACAGAATTTACTGAGGACCTTTGTGTAACATCTGCCAGAGTATCCACACCTTCTTTTTCCACACCACTGCTAAACAGGTCAGCTTCTGGAATGTCTGGAAACACAACTGCTTCTCCTTCAATTTTTTGCAATTTTGGAAGTGCAGATATTTCACTGTAGGCATTTTGCTGACGTAATCTCAATTCATTAGCAGACTCATCTGAAAAGGATGACACTTCTGCACTGTGGTGCTCCTCCAGGTTCACTGAGGAAGGCTCAGGAATCAGAAGGGATGCAGATGCTTTATGGTGGTGGTCCCTGTCTGGAGGGCCTGAATGCTCTTGTAGCAAAGCACAAGGATCTTCTGCCACAAGCGTGGAATCACAAGGatcacaggcagcagcagtgggactTTTTATACCTGGTGACTCCTTAGAACTGCCTCCCTTTGCACAATGTCCTGCCTGGGCTGACAATCCTGTATGAAACAGAGGAGAGTGTGCACTTAAAGGTTATAATTCAAGCACTATCTGTATCAGTAAATAATTCCAGATAATAATTTAACACAAATTCCCCAGGTCTGGCCACCATTGTATGATAAATAAGGCTGTTTGAAGTGCATTTAGAAATGGGCTGTCCAAGTAGAGACTGATAGTTTTTAGTTTGAACGTAACTAATCCTGGGAATGACTGAAAGTTGCTGTTGTCTGCTTCAGCTGCACCAAATCAGCTGGAGTTTATTTCTGTTAACCAGATTTCCCTACACATTTCTTCATGTGGATGCCAAGAAAGGCTATCCAGGATGATCTGGAGGATTTTCTCTATTTAAGCAGAACATCTCAGCAGCAGGtagctctgcctcctgcagctccagcagggctgctgaACATCCAGATAGCTGAGAGCTGGCTGTGTGACAGCTTCAGGTCCTGAGTCTGCCCTGACAACCAAGTGCCAACATTCCCTCTGCACTAGAGCACTACCATCAGGCAGTGCCTTTGTGATGCAGGGATAAAGAGAAAAGTCTTTGGTGCTGCTTTGGAgaaatagaatttatttttacaacttACAGTTACAATTGTGTTACCACGGGCAATTAGCTGTCATTGAAATTATAAGGGGGAAGGTGGCAAAGGAAGGTGTAGCAAACCTTCAGTTAAAGGCACCTTACACATGTAACAAATATAATGCTGAGGttaagtttttttctgagtttcaaGGAACTCAGATCCCCAGCCAATGAGATCCAGTCCACTGTGTAGCACAGGTGCTTCTGAACATGGTACTTTCACCTCATGGACTTTCTTCAATGATGTGCTCAAAACTCACCATTTGAGCACCACTGTGAGGAGTGAGGTGTGTGACTTCTTCCATCATAACACTTTGCAGCCAGGATTTGTTTTAAGATATAAAACCAAAAGATGACTAATTTGACAGGACTTATAATTCAAACAGGTCCTGTGAGCCTTATGCAGAAAAGTTCAAGCATCCAAAGTAGCAACATGTAAATCTGCATTACCTTCCCAATCACTTTTATGTTGGTCACTCTCAAGTAATTCTATTgaatttcccttcttttctggAGTTGCAGGAAGGCATGCTTCATTTTCCAGCTGCTCCACCTAATGAGGTGCAGTAAGATCTTTTGATTAAAGATTAAGGCACAAAACCTATATTTTATGCACACTCATTTTTATGAATAGTGAAAACATAGATGCAGCCCCCCTATCCTGCAATTTAAACAACACTGTGGGTGATCTACTATTTTAATTAGGAACCTGGAAAACATTAATGTTTAAAATGACACAGGTAGCCCACTGGCCTCTGTTGAAGCATCTATCCCTAGTTTACCATGTGCAGGGCTACATTCCTTCCCAGAGTCCTTCAGTTTTAACTTGTGACATACAAAGAATTAAGTTAAAGCCAATGTGAAATTGTAGAAATACACTCAGGcttctttaaaactgaaaaccagcTTTCAAACAAGAGGAATGTTTTTACAAATGGAGTGcaattttttaaactaaataatggaaaaataaagttgtGCTTTTCTTCAGCTCCTACAAGTTTCaagttttctaaatattttttttttgggggggggttggttggtGGAAAAATAtgtgctttctcttcttccagtgaaagaacagggaaaaagaaaagtaatgtGAACAGGGAAGACAAAATGGAAGCAAATATGGAAAACAACAATTAAAAACTCACGTCCATTTCCTTCCACACAGTGattcttttccagaaaacacTTACCTGGGGGGTTTGCTGATTTTTGTTGGTAAAGCCTTTCTGCTTCCTGGGGTTTACAGCAATCCTGTGCCTGGCTGCTGAGGTGTCCAGGCAGCCCAGGGGACTGGCAGGGATGGTGAAGTCAATGGGAAGGAAGCTGCTGCCTCGtgagctgggggctgccagggTGGCAGGGGATGCAGGACTGATGAGCCTGGAGGAAGCTCCAGAAGGAATCTGTAAAACACAAACATGTCACTATACGTTTTGCTTGGCTTCCAGACATTTCTGAAACAATTCCTTTGCTAACTCTTTCAGTTTCAGAAGCTCACCACGGTTGTAAGTTTGGAAATAAATCCCCACCTTAAAATGCATGCCCGATGTTGTGTCTGCATAGCAATTACTACGTTCTGTGTTCAGCTACATGTTACACAAAAGTGAGAAAACCTGCCTCTCCCTTTCCAAGAGGAAGACCCACAGCTGTCCTCTTATCTGCAAAGCCATTTGCAATATACGTATGCACCAGCAGGAGACACTGGTGCAGTTTTCATAGCTGCCTTTCCATCCCAATAAGGTGACTCTGCAGGAATGTTattaaaaagccacaaaagtAGCATGGATAATTGCTGCTCATTAGCTCTATTTCTAATAAAGTTACCACAGCCACTTTGCTCTTTTCATAGCCACTCTCctagaaaaatgaaatgcttctCTCCAGCAAGTAACCCAGAACTATCTTCTGGACAGTGATGTGGATCTCACCCTCGAGCACTGCTGCCCTGGGCAACTTCTCACCAGTAACCTTAGATTATCCtatcaaaaaaccccagaggcTTTACAGAACTGGTTGTAGAGAAACACCCAGTCATGCAGTTTGACtggttttgttactgttttGACATGCAGACCAGACTGTGTGGAACATTTGCAGAATTTCACATCCATGGCAAACAAACTTCCTTCAGTGTAAGGTGCCTGCTCTTTGGGCTTTGGCCATCCAGCCAGGTGAAGCACAACCATTGGGCTTTCAGATTTAGTTTTGTTTAAGCTTAGGATacagcaaagcatttaaaacGTGTGCTGAAGAAgttttaaagataattaaagCATCTTCTCATCTCAACTCCAAAAAATTGCTCAGGTactttgctttgtgtttaaGGTAGCTAAAATCAATTTCCTTTTGCTCTACTCAATTTTTTCAGCTCCTGGATCTGAAATTAACCACAACAGAATGTATTATGGCAGATAGGGACCCTT
This genomic stretch from Calypte anna isolate BGI_N300 chromosome 4, bCalAnn1_v1.p, whole genome shotgun sequence harbors:
- the KIAA1210 gene encoding acrosomal protein KIAA1210 homolog — translated: MATGPTAVTMSPGTGGTAEECTGKKKSKFQTFKNFFAKKKRKEPPPPRGESNLKPSQSSSDVSISVLDTTALHSQKEVGPKGSMGNKALSHDSVFIFESAAGNLAGNMLPQENIPGRVKTLQLQLQQNIRLGSPPLLITGKKLEDAGAVSEDDGLPRSPPEISTLHEVLTDSPSKSSNPVQRHSSLSLGGTDSEDEQIPSGASSRLISPASPATLAAPSSRGSSFLPIDFTIPASPLGCLDTSAARHRIAVNPRKQKGFTNKNQQTPQVEQLENEACLPATPEKKGNSIELLESDQHKSDWEGLSAQAGHCAKGGSSKESPGIKSPTAAACDPCDSTLVAEDPCALLQEHSGPPDRDHHHKASASLLIPEPSSVNLEEHHSAEVSSFSDESANELRLRQQNAYSEISALPKLQKIEGEAVVFPDIPEADLFSSGVEKEGVDTLADVTQRSSVNSVDSNIKDQEKRDPLFVGRVEACLGITENHSNHTVSGTGSSTSQVAIANSESSSDIKKVTVLKAENRSLTRNDKETCGRMEFQSAKDNAEKKIESAASFSEAGCMLPPSEMEACLKAENVSVSKGNQGSQQASTSRISEKLPTGCLASSDLGALKSSTSSDGDSKAYQLSSAASHRKALEGSRPSDESVRNPLKTAAAKPVRFTIAPAWQRSLSGGSNSKEDLYIRSSPTSPIRPELFEGTTKEHTGLDAVVQESGKTISVGFDRDCKDTDLHLNSSVEWTDHEAQNVENPFGIRLRRTSSLLKYQTESRAESPKLIPSAVPTASSASVKEEQKLVGTGKPTPGLPVSIKSFVKKPDLSGDKNPPKTRAEEVVKKPNGHKPSENISSPHLGTASSEPAWVSMAKLKQKGFQVHPLAKEHKAEDKTLTKVTQEEPGICASESILKKNMPSSLSSQDKKMQMKISVSVETGKVGPFAQEASVIPAAEKEARHSCNLPMTPCSPSEPPWLSLAKKKAKAWSEMPQIVQ